In Aquincola tertiaricarbonis, the genomic stretch TGATCGTGGGGCTGACTTCGCAGGACGGCCGCTTCGACGAGATCGCGTTGAGCGACTACATGGTGCGCCACATCGTGGAGGAGCTGCGCCGGGTCGAGGGCGTGGGCAAGGTGCAGATGTTCGGCGCCGAACAGGCCATGCGCATCTGGGTGGATACCGACAAGCTGATCGCCTACGGCTTGTCGATCAACGACTTGTCGGCCGCCATCAGCCAGCAGAACGCGACCGTCGCGCCGGGGGCCATCGGCGCTGCGCCCTCGCTGCACGGCCACCGGGTGACGGTGCCGCTGACCGTTCAAGGCCAACTGAGCACGCCCGAGCAATTCGCGGCCATCGTGCTGCGTGCCAACGCCGATGGCTCGCGCCTGACGCTGGGCGATGTGGCCCGGGTCGAACTGGGCGCGCAGTCGTACGGCTTCGTCAACCGCGAAAACGGCAAGGTGGCCACCGCAGCGGCGGTGCAGCTGATGCCGGGCGCCAATGCCGTGCGCACCGCGCAAGGGGTGCGCGACCGGCTGGCCGAGCTGAGCCGCACGCTGCCGGCCGGCATGGCCTATTCGGTGCCGTTCGACACCGCGCCCTTCGTCAAGGTGTCCATCGAGAAGGTGATCCACACCCTGGCGGAAGCCATGGTGCTGGTGTTCCTGGTGATGTTCCTTTTCCTGCAGAACATCCGCTACACGCTGATCCCGGCCATCGTGGCGCCGATCGCGCTGCTGGGCACGCTGGCCGTGATGCTGGTGGCCGGCTTTTCCATCAACGTGCTGACCATGTTCGGCATGGTGCTGGCCATCGGCATCATCGTGGACGACGCCATCGTGGTGGTGGAGAACGTCGAGCGCATCATGGCCCGCGAAGGCCTGGGGCCGCGAGAAGCCACCATCAAGGCCATGCACGAGATCACCGGCGCGGTGGTGGCCATCACGTTGGTGCTCACGGCCGTGTTCATTCCCATGGCCTTCGCCAGCGGCTCGGTGGGCATGATCTACCGGCAGTTCACGCTGTCGATGGTGGTGGCCATCCTGTTTTCGGCCTTCCTGGCGCTGACCTTGACACCGGCGCTGTGCGCCACGCTGTTGCAGCCGGTACAGGCCGGGCACGCGGACAAGCGCGGCTTTTTCGGCTGGTTCAACCGTCGCTTCGATGTGATGAACACACGCTATGCCTCGCGCGTCGACCGCCTGGTCGAACGCTCTGGCCGCGTGATGCTGGTGCTGGCCGCGCTGTGCACGGTGCTGGCACTGGCCTTCCGGCACCTGCCCTCGGCCTTCCTGCCGGAAGAAGACCAGGGTTACTTCACGACGGTGGTGCAACTGCCCGCCGATGCCACCGTCGAGCGCACGATGGCCGTGGTGCAGCAGTTCGAGGCCCATGCCAACACCCGCCCCTCGATCCAGTCCAACATGACGGTGGTGGGCTTCGGCTTCTCGGGCTCGGGCGCCAACACGGCCATGGCCTTCACCACCTTGAGCGACTGGGACCAGCGCAAGGGCGCCACCACGCGCGGCGAAATGGCGCTGGCGCAGCAGGCGCTGGCCGGCATCACCGAAGGTACGGTGATGACCCAGATGCCGCCGGCCATCGACGAACTGGGCACCAGTGGCGGCTTTGCGCTGCGGCTGCAGGACCGTGCCAACCAGGGCCCCGCTGCGCTGCAGGCGGCACAAGCCCGGCTGCTGGCCCTGGCCGCGCAGAGCAAGCTGCTGATCGGCGTGTATGCCGAGGGCTTGCCCGATGGCACCAGCGTTCGCCTGGACATCGACCGCCAGAAGGCCGAAACGCTCGGCGTGCCCTTCGCCGCCATTGGCGAAACGCTGTCCGCCGCGTTGGGCTCGGCCTACGTCAACGACTTTCCGCGCGACGGGCGCATGCAGCAGGTCATCCTGCAGGCCGATGCGCCCGCGCGCATGCAGGTGGACGACGTGCTGCGGCTGCACGTGCGCAACAGCCAGGGCGGAATGGTGGCCTTGAAGGAACTGGTGACGCCGGTGTGGACCGACGCGCCGCTGCAGCAGGTGCGCTACCTGGGCTTTCCGTCCATGCGCATCTCGGGCAATGCAGCACCGGGCGTTTCCAGCGGAGCGGCGATGGCCGAGATGGAGCGCCTGGCGCGGCAGCTGCCGCCCGGCTTTGCGGTCGAATGGACCGGCCAGTCGCTGCAGGAGCGGCAGTCGGCCGCCCAGGCACCGATGCTGATGGCGCTGTCGATGCTGGTGGTGTTCCTGGTGCTGGCCGCGCTGTACGAGAGCTGGAGCATTCCGCTGTCGGTGATGCTGGTGGTGCCGCTGGGCCTGCTGGGCGCGGTGGGCGCCGTGCTGTGGCGCGGCCTGCCCAATGACGTCTTCTTCAAGGTCGGGATGATCACGGTCATCGGCCTGTCGGCCAAGAACGCCATCCTGATCGTGGAGTTCGCCAAGCAGTTGCGCGAGCAGGGCCACGGCCTGGCCGCTTCGGCGGTGCAGGCGG encodes the following:
- a CDS encoding multidrug efflux RND transporter permease subunit encodes the protein MPQFFIRRPVFAWVVALFIMLFGVMAIPQLPIARYPSVAPPTVSISATYPGASAQTLNDSVVSLIERELSSVKGLLYFESSADSSGSASITATFKPGTDPAMAQINVQNQLKAVEPRLPQVVRQNGLAVESAASAFLMIVGLTSQDGRFDEIALSDYMVRHIVEELRRVEGVGKVQMFGAEQAMRIWVDTDKLIAYGLSINDLSAAISQQNATVAPGAIGAAPSLHGHRVTVPLTVQGQLSTPEQFAAIVLRANADGSRLTLGDVARVELGAQSYGFVNRENGKVATAAAVQLMPGANAVRTAQGVRDRLAELSRTLPAGMAYSVPFDTAPFVKVSIEKVIHTLAEAMVLVFLVMFLFLQNIRYTLIPAIVAPIALLGTLAVMLVAGFSINVLTMFGMVLAIGIIVDDAIVVVENVERIMAREGLGPREATIKAMHEITGAVVAITLVLTAVFIPMAFASGSVGMIYRQFTLSMVVAILFSAFLALTLTPALCATLLQPVQAGHADKRGFFGWFNRRFDVMNTRYASRVDRLVERSGRVMLVLAALCTVLALAFRHLPSAFLPEEDQGYFTTVVQLPADATVERTMAVVQQFEAHANTRPSIQSNMTVVGFGFSGSGANTAMAFTTLSDWDQRKGATTRGEMALAQQALAGITEGTVMTQMPPAIDELGTSGGFALRLQDRANQGPAALQAAQARLLALAAQSKLLIGVYAEGLPDGTSVRLDIDRQKAETLGVPFAAIGETLSAALGSAYVNDFPRDGRMQQVILQADAPARMQVDDVLRLHVRNSQGGMVALKELVTPVWTDAPLQQVRYLGFPSMRISGNAAPGVSSGAAMAEMERLARQLPPGFAVEWTGQSLQERQSAAQAPMLMALSMLVVFLVLAALYESWSIPLSVMLVVPLGLLGAVGAVLWRGLPNDVFFKVGMITVIGLSAKNAILIVEFAKQLREQGHGLAASAVQAARLRLRPILMTSLAFGLGVLPLMLASGASSETQHAIGTGVFGGMVAATVLAVFFVPAFFVFVMGVQERIAAWRAARRPTSVPAHGQEG